One stretch of Haloterrigena salifodinae DNA includes these proteins:
- a CDS encoding DUF7123 family protein: MTDYSDEEQRILSYLRESAARGEQYFRAKNIADAIGLSSKQVGVRLPHLAEKSDDVDIEKWGRARSTTWRVSLS; the protein is encoded by the coding sequence ATGACCGATTACTCCGACGAAGAGCAACGAATTCTCTCGTACCTCCGGGAGAGTGCCGCCCGTGGTGAACAGTACTTCCGGGCGAAGAATATCGCGGACGCGATCGGACTCTCGTCGAAACAGGTCGGCGTGCGACTCCCACACCTGGCGGAGAAATCAGACGACGTCGACATCGAGAAATGGGGACGCGCTCGGTCGACGACCTGGAGAGTCTCCCTCAGCTGA
- a CDS encoding SRPBCC family protein — MTVRVDRSFELAASPERVWEFIADPENRAQAISVVQRYTVEDSAARRVTWHVELPIPLIRKTVAVNTEDVAREPPSYVKFVGKSKVLDVTGEHEIVETDDGTRLENHFVVDGKLPGVEKFFKRNLDDELRNLQRALERDLQSSPSEEP, encoded by the coding sequence ATGACTGTACGTGTCGACCGCTCGTTCGAACTCGCGGCCTCGCCCGAGCGCGTCTGGGAATTCATCGCCGATCCGGAGAACCGCGCCCAGGCGATCAGCGTGGTCCAGCGCTACACCGTCGAGGATTCGGCGGCGCGGCGGGTGACCTGGCACGTCGAACTCCCGATCCCGCTCATCCGCAAGACGGTCGCCGTCAACACCGAGGACGTCGCGCGGGAGCCGCCGTCGTACGTCAAGTTCGTCGGCAAGTCGAAGGTGCTGGACGTCACCGGCGAACACGAGATCGTCGAGACCGACGACGGTACCCGCCTCGAGAACCACTTCGTCGTCGACGGCAAACTGCCCGGCGTCGAGAAGTTCTTCAAGCGCAACCTGGACGACGAGCTCCGGAACCTCCAGCGGGCGCTCGAACGCGATCTGCAGTCGTCCCCCTCCGAGGAACCATGA
- a CDS encoding carbon-nitrogen family hydrolase, protein MTGATDERLRLGLAQLEVEPTAVDANVERALEAISRAAERGADLVALPELFNVGYFAFDSYNRLAEPLEGETLTRLREAAADHEIAVLAGSIVEDLAATETADTPAEEGLANTAALFDADGELELVYRKHHLFGYQSAESELLVPGERIETATVAGVPVGATTCYDLRFPELYRRLIDAGAELVLVPSAWPYPRTEHWETLSRARAIENQAFVATINGSGRFPDEDATLLGRSTVYDPWGTTLASSGDDPTLVVADLDLGAVDRVREEFPALRDRRL, encoded by the coding sequence ATGACCGGGGCGACCGACGAGCGGCTGCGGCTCGGGCTCGCACAGCTCGAGGTCGAACCGACCGCGGTCGACGCGAACGTCGAGCGGGCGCTCGAGGCGATTTCCCGGGCCGCCGAGCGGGGCGCTGACCTCGTCGCGCTCCCGGAGCTGTTCAACGTGGGCTACTTCGCGTTCGACAGTTACAACCGTCTCGCCGAACCTCTCGAGGGGGAGACACTCACGCGACTTCGCGAGGCCGCGGCGGACCACGAGATCGCCGTCCTGGCGGGGAGTATCGTCGAGGATCTCGCGGCCACCGAAACCGCAGACACCCCGGCCGAAGAGGGGCTCGCCAACACGGCGGCGCTGTTCGACGCCGACGGCGAGTTGGAACTGGTTTACCGGAAACACCACCTCTTCGGCTACCAGTCGGCCGAGTCGGAGTTGCTCGTCCCCGGCGAGCGCATCGAGACGGCGACCGTCGCCGGCGTCCCCGTCGGCGCGACGACCTGTTACGACCTGCGGTTTCCGGAACTGTACCGGCGGCTGATCGACGCCGGCGCGGAACTGGTCCTCGTCCCGAGTGCGTGGCCCTATCCGCGGACCGAACACTGGGAGACGCTTTCGCGCGCGCGAGCGATCGAAAACCAGGCCTTCGTCGCGACGATCAACGGCTCGGGTCGGTTCCCCGACGAAGACGCGACGCTGCTCGGTCGTTCGACAGTCTACGACCCCTGGGGGACGACGCTGGCCTCGAGCGGCGACGATCCGACGCTGGTCGTCGCCGACCTCGACCTCGGCGCGGTCGATCGGGTTCGCGAGGAGTTTCCGGCGCTTCGGGACCGTCGCCTCTAG
- a CDS encoding acetyl-CoA carboxylase biotin carboxylase subunit yields MFRKVLVANRGEIAVRVMRACEELNIGTVAVYSEADKDSGHVRYADEAYNVGPARAADSYLDHEAVIEAARKADADAIHPGYGFLAENAEFAGKVEDAEGITWVGPSSSAMESLGEKTKARTIMREADVPIVPGTTDPVTDPEEVKAFGEEHGYPIAIKAEGGGGGRGMKVVWEESEVEDQLESAQREGEAYFDNDSVYLERYLEQPRHIEVQILADEHGNVRHLGERDCSLQRRHQKVIEEGPSAALSDELREKIGEAARRGVAAADYTNAGTVEFLVEEEDREAGELLGPDANFYFLEVNTRIQVEHTVTEEITGYDIVKRQIQVAAGEEIDFAQDDVDIDGHAMEFRINAENAAEDFAPATGGTLETYDPPGGIGVRLDDALRQGDDLVTDYDSMIAKLVVWGEDRDECIERSLRALREYEIAGIPTIIPFHRLMLTDEEFVASTHTTKYLDEELDETRIEEAQEQWGGDTGDGAGDDEESVEREFTVEVNGKRFEVELEEHGAPAIPAGDVDVGGGQAERPQPGGGSSGGDELEGSGETVDAEMQGTILDVTVEVGDEVAAGDVLVVLEAMKMENDIVASKGGTVTEIAVEEDQSVDMGDTLVVLE; encoded by the coding sequence ATGTTTCGGAAGGTCCTCGTGGCGAACCGAGGGGAGATCGCCGTTCGAGTGATGCGGGCGTGCGAGGAGTTGAACATCGGGACCGTCGCCGTCTACTCCGAGGCCGACAAGGACTCGGGGCATGTCCGCTACGCCGACGAGGCGTACAACGTGGGGCCGGCCCGCGCGGCCGACTCGTATCTCGATCACGAGGCCGTCATCGAGGCCGCTCGGAAGGCCGACGCCGACGCCATCCACCCCGGCTACGGCTTCCTCGCGGAGAACGCCGAGTTCGCGGGCAAGGTCGAGGACGCCGAGGGGATCACCTGGGTCGGTCCCTCGAGTTCGGCGATGGAGTCGCTGGGTGAGAAGACCAAGGCCCGCACGATCATGCGCGAGGCCGACGTGCCGATCGTCCCCGGGACCACGGACCCCGTCACCGACCCCGAGGAGGTCAAGGCCTTCGGCGAGGAACACGGCTACCCAATCGCCATCAAGGCCGAGGGCGGCGGTGGCGGCCGCGGGATGAAGGTCGTCTGGGAGGAAAGCGAAGTCGAGGACCAACTCGAGAGCGCCCAGCGCGAGGGCGAGGCCTACTTCGATAACGATTCGGTCTACCTCGAGCGCTACCTCGAGCAACCCCGTCACATCGAGGTCCAGATTCTGGCCGACGAACACGGTAACGTCCGCCATCTCGGCGAGCGGGACTGTTCGCTCCAGCGCCGTCACCAGAAGGTCATCGAGGAGGGGCCGTCGGCTGCCCTCTCGGACGAACTCCGCGAGAAGATCGGCGAGGCCGCCCGCCGCGGCGTCGCCGCGGCCGACTACACCAACGCCGGCACCGTCGAGTTCCTCGTCGAAGAGGAGGACCGTGAGGCGGGCGAACTGCTCGGTCCCGACGCGAACTTCTACTTCCTCGAGGTCAACACGCGCATCCAGGTCGAGCACACGGTCACCGAGGAGATCACTGGCTACGACATCGTCAAGCGTCAGATCCAAGTCGCCGCCGGCGAGGAGATCGACTTCGCACAGGACGACGTCGACATCGACGGTCACGCGATGGAGTTCCGGATTAACGCCGAGAACGCGGCCGAGGACTTCGCACCCGCGACCGGCGGAACCCTCGAGACCTACGACCCGCCGGGCGGGATCGGCGTCCGACTCGACGACGCCCTCCGGCAGGGCGACGACCTCGTCACCGACTATGACTCGATGATCGCGAAACTGGTCGTCTGGGGCGAGGACCGCGACGAGTGTATCGAGCGCTCGCTGCGCGCGCTGCGAGAGTACGAGATCGCGGGAATCCCGACGATCATCCCGTTCCACCGGCTGATGCTCACCGACGAGGAGTTCGTCGCGAGCACGCACACGACGAAATACCTGGACGAGGAACTCGACGAGACCCGCATCGAGGAGGCCCAAGAACAGTGGGGCGGCGACACCGGCGACGGAGCCGGCGACGACGAGGAGTCCGTCGAACGCGAGTTCACCGTCGAGGTCAACGGGAAGCGCTTCGAGGTCGAACTCGAGGAACACGGCGCGCCAGCCATCCCAGCCGGCGACGTCGACGTCGGCGGCGGACAGGCCGAACGACCACAACCCGGCGGCGGCTCCAGCGGTGGCGACGAACTCGAGGGCAGCGGCGAGACCGTCGATGCCGAGATGCAGGGCACCATCCTCGACGTCACGGTCGAGGTCGGCGACGAGGTCGCCGCCGGCGACGTGCTGGTCGTCCTCGAGGCGATGAAGATGGAAAACGACATCGTCGCCTCCAAGGGCGGCACTGTCACCGAGATCGCCGTCGAGGAAGACCAGAGCGTCGATATGGGCGATACGCTGGTCGTCCTCGAGTAA
- a CDS encoding aldo/keto reductase, with translation MEYTTLGSTGMEVSRICLGGMSFGSNGHHEWALDEENSREIIERAIDLGINFFDTANAYSNGRSEEIIGDVLSEYDRDEQVVATKGFFPTNLMSDKDEPHPNASGLSRKAIEQELQNSLDRLGMDTIDLYQIHRWDYDTPIEQTLRALDDAVRRNQIRYTGASSMWAHQFQDALHTSDCLGLERFATMQNHYNLFYREEEREMLPLCRKEGIGCMPWSPLARGYGARPHEEYESTERGSDDADSWSDRLAIYRAGGGVEINNRIEELAEEKGVTMAQISLAWLLHQDAVDAPIVGTTSVDHLEDAVEAIDIGLSDSDIEYLEEPYEPVPIEGHE, from the coding sequence ATGGAATACACAACCCTCGGTTCGACCGGAATGGAAGTCAGCCGTATCTGTCTTGGCGGCATGAGCTTCGGGTCGAATGGTCATCACGAGTGGGCCCTTGACGAGGAGAACTCGCGCGAGATCATCGAACGAGCGATTGACCTCGGGATCAACTTCTTCGACACCGCGAACGCCTACTCGAACGGAAGGTCCGAAGAGATCATCGGGGATGTCCTCTCGGAGTACGACCGCGACGAGCAGGTCGTTGCGACGAAGGGGTTCTTCCCCACGAATCTCATGTCTGACAAGGACGAACCCCACCCGAACGCGTCTGGGCTCTCTCGGAAGGCCATCGAGCAGGAACTCCAGAACTCTCTGGACCGGTTGGGGATGGACACCATTGACCTCTATCAGATTCACCGTTGGGACTACGACACGCCCATCGAGCAGACACTGCGCGCACTTGACGACGCCGTCCGCCGAAACCAGATCCGGTACACTGGGGCGTCGTCGATGTGGGCACACCAATTCCAAGACGCGTTACATACTAGCGACTGTCTTGGCCTCGAGCGGTTTGCGACGATGCAGAACCACTACAACCTCTTCTACCGCGAGGAAGAGCGGGAGATGCTTCCACTCTGTCGGAAGGAAGGAATTGGTTGTATGCCGTGGAGCCCGCTGGCCAGAGGATACGGGGCTCGTCCCCACGAAGAATACGAATCGACCGAACGCGGGAGTGACGATGCAGACTCTTGGAGCGACCGGTTAGCGATCTATCGAGCGGGTGGTGGCGTCGAAATCAACAATCGGATCGAGGAACTCGCCGAGGAGAAAGGCGTGACGATGGCACAGATCTCGCTAGCCTGGTTACTGCATCAGGATGCTGTCGATGCGCCGATCGTTGGCACGACAAGCGTCGACCACCTAGAGGACGCCGTCGAAGCCATCGACATTGGTCTCTCAGACTCGGATATCGAGTACCTCGAAGAGCCCTACGAACCGGTGCCGATCGAAGGACACGAGTAG
- a CDS encoding helix-turn-helix domain-containing protein, whose protein sequence is MTITTNLHLSSPSLPLVSIAEATHAGEIECIHGLSLQPDRQLFIIQIDTGEDLSEERLVTLDEVVEVTTLGQSSGKMIFKLTVELNEKIADAFDGSTDGALMDSILVTSEGWYEEKLFKDYTALKEFQSTCEENGITVEIIALTHDSMSFEDDSPYGLTERQHEALSLALSRGYYERPRKTTAEELADELGISQPSMSDLLRRGERQLLTATLDSCGYIKTLSR, encoded by the coding sequence ATGACGATTACCACCAACCTCCATCTCAGCTCGCCGTCGCTGCCCCTCGTCAGTATCGCCGAAGCTACTCATGCCGGCGAAATCGAGTGTATACACGGACTCAGCCTCCAGCCGGACCGCCAGCTATTCATTATCCAAATCGACACCGGGGAAGACCTGTCCGAAGAGCGTCTCGTGACGCTCGACGAAGTCGTGGAGGTGACGACACTCGGGCAGTCGAGCGGGAAAATGATCTTTAAACTGACTGTCGAGCTCAACGAGAAGATTGCGGACGCGTTCGACGGGAGCACCGATGGAGCGTTGATGGATTCGATACTCGTCACCTCGGAGGGGTGGTACGAGGAGAAGCTCTTTAAGGACTACACCGCGCTTAAGGAATTTCAATCGACGTGCGAGGAGAACGGTATTACAGTCGAGATCATCGCTCTCACCCACGATTCGATGTCCTTCGAGGACGACTCACCGTACGGATTGACAGAGCGACAGCACGAAGCACTGTCCCTCGCACTCTCCCGTGGCTACTACGAACGGCCACGCAAGACCACCGCCGAGGAACTCGCCGACGAACTCGGCATCTCACAACCTTCCATGTCGGACCTCCTCCGTCGGGGTGAGCGCCAACTGCTCACTGCAACGCTCGACTCATGCGGGTACATAAAGACGCTTTCCAGATAG
- a CDS encoding aldo/keto reductase — MDYPIVELNNGVEMPILGFGTYQIDDLDVCEQSVSEALDTGYRLIDTAAAYQNEEAVGSAIENSDVPREDIFVTTKLWVQDAGYESTKNAFERSLDRLELDYLDLYLIHQPYGDVHGSWQAMEDLYEEGKVRAIGVSNFHPDRVMDLIVHNDVVPAVNQIETHPFYQRVDDAEFLDQYDVQHQSWGPFAEGKNDIFEHDVLTSIGDQYGKTATQVVLRWLIQRDIVAIPKSVHEERITENFDVFDFELSSEDMETIAELNEGESLFFSHRDPEMVKQLSEIEYDI; from the coding sequence ATGGATTATCCGATTGTCGAACTCAACAACGGCGTAGAGATGCCCATTCTGGGCTTCGGCACGTATCAGATAGACGACCTCGATGTGTGCGAGCAGAGCGTCTCTGAGGCGCTGGATACCGGCTATCGGCTGATCGACACGGCAGCGGCCTACCAGAACGAAGAGGCCGTCGGCAGCGCTATCGAGAACAGCGACGTCCCCAGAGAGGACATCTTCGTCACGACAAAGCTCTGGGTTCAAGACGCCGGCTACGAGAGCACGAAGAACGCCTTCGAACGGTCGCTGGACAGGCTGGAGCTCGACTACCTGGACCTGTACCTGATCCATCAGCCATACGGCGACGTTCACGGGTCGTGGCAGGCTATGGAGGACCTCTACGAGGAAGGCAAGGTCAGGGCAATCGGTGTCAGTAATTTCCACCCCGACCGCGTGATGGACCTGATCGTCCACAATGACGTCGTCCCCGCGGTCAACCAGATTGAAACCCATCCCTTCTACCAACGCGTTGATGACGCGGAGTTCCTCGATCAGTACGACGTCCAGCACCAGTCTTGGGGGCCGTTCGCTGAGGGGAAGAACGACATCTTCGAGCACGATGTTCTGACGTCGATCGGCGACCAGTACGGCAAGACAGCCACCCAGGTAGTGCTTCGATGGCTGATTCAGCGGGACATCGTGGCGATTCCGAAGTCCGTCCACGAGGAGCGAATTACTGAGAACTTCGATGTCTTCGACTTTGAACTGAGTTCCGAAGACATGGAGACGATCGCGGAGCTAAACGAAGGTGAGAGTCTGTTCTTCAGTCACCGCGACCCGGAGATGGTGAAACAACTGAGCGAGATCGAATACGACATCTAA
- a CDS encoding cupin domain-containing protein, producing the protein MDVTNLPSASREESDHPVQEGSPLVSTGVESAFDETSVTAAEVTFRPGERTKFHAHAGVQILYVTAGVGMVGNRKGEQEVSEGDLVVFDPGEEHWHGTAEDADEQFSHVYFLAEPDDGELTIQEAR; encoded by the coding sequence ATGGATGTGACAAACCTTCCGTCCGCAAGTCGAGAAGAATCCGACCACCCGGTACAAGAGGGCTCACCGCTCGTATCCACAGGGGTCGAAAGTGCGTTTGACGAGACCAGTGTCACCGCTGCAGAAGTGACCTTTCGTCCGGGAGAGCGAACCAAGTTCCATGCCCACGCCGGCGTCCAGATCCTCTACGTCACCGCCGGTGTTGGGATGGTCGGCAATCGTAAGGGTGAACAAGAGGTATCTGAGGGCGATCTTGTCGTCTTTGACCCCGGAGAGGAACACTGGCACGGCACCGCTGAAGATGCTGACGAGCAGTTCAGTCACGTATACTTCCTCGCGGAGCCGGACGACGGCGAACTAACTATTCAAGAAGCTCGGTAG
- a CDS encoding zinc-dependent alcohol dehydrogenase family protein: MKTAVYGGPGEIRIEDKPEPELEDSTDAIIRVTHTAICGSDLWFYRGDDEPEVGSRVGHEPMGIVEEIGDDVRHVEPGDRVFAPFAISCGECEFCRKGLHTACTNGGFWAPEGQNGGAQAEKLRVPQANGTLVRVPDRYADNEEVLEALLPLTDVMGTGHHAAVCADVEAGDTAVVIGDGAVGLCGVLASKRLGAERIIAVGHHEDRLELAEELGATDIVSSRGQEAIEEIQELTHGGANHVLECVGAESSLETAAAVVRPGGNIGYVGVPHVEDPSFLQPLFFSNVSFTGGPAPTREYAEELMEDVLQGTLDPSPIFTKTVNLDNVPEGYEAMDEREAIKTLVKIDE, from the coding sequence ATGAAAACAGCAGTCTACGGCGGCCCTGGCGAGATTCGGATTGAAGACAAACCCGAACCGGAACTCGAAGACTCGACGGATGCGATCATTCGTGTCACGCACACCGCGATCTGCGGGTCAGACCTCTGGTTCTATCGCGGCGACGACGAACCCGAAGTCGGCTCGCGTGTCGGTCACGAACCGATGGGCATCGTCGAAGAGATCGGCGACGATGTCCGGCATGTCGAACCTGGCGACCGTGTCTTCGCACCCTTCGCTATCAGTTGTGGTGAGTGCGAGTTCTGCCGCAAGGGACTCCATACCGCCTGTACGAACGGTGGGTTCTGGGCACCAGAAGGACAGAACGGCGGCGCACAGGCCGAGAAGCTCCGTGTCCCCCAGGCGAACGGCACGTTGGTCCGCGTCCCCGACCGGTACGCCGACAACGAGGAGGTTCTCGAGGCGTTGCTCCCCCTGACGGACGTGATGGGAACTGGTCATCACGCAGCCGTCTGTGCGGACGTTGAGGCCGGCGACACCGCCGTTGTCATCGGGGATGGCGCGGTCGGTCTCTGTGGCGTCCTCGCCTCCAAACGGCTCGGTGCTGAACGCATCATCGCGGTCGGCCATCATGAGGACCGCCTCGAGCTCGCCGAGGAACTCGGCGCAACTGACATCGTCTCCAGCCGTGGTCAAGAGGCTATCGAGGAGATCCAAGAACTCACGCACGGTGGCGCGAACCACGTCCTCGAATGTGTCGGCGCGGAGTCCTCGCTGGAGACTGCCGCGGCCGTTGTCCGTCCCGGTGGCAACATCGGCTACGTCGGCGTCCCGCACGTCGAAGACCCGTCGTTCCTCCAGCCGCTGTTCTTCAGCAATGTCTCGTTCACCGGCGGCCCGGCGCCCACGCGAGAATACGCCGAGGAACTTATGGAGGACGTACTTCAGGGCACTCTCGATCCGTCCCCGATCTTCACGAAGACCGTTAACCTCGACAACGTTCCCGAGGGGTACGAGGCAATGGATGAGCGTGAGGCAATCAAGACGCTGGTGAAGATCGACGAGTAA
- a CDS encoding helix-turn-helix domain-containing protein, translating into MTITTEFVLQSPSLPLVSIPNTLQPDEVECLHALCLQPDVQVFTVQLDRDDGVSKEDLLTLDEVVEVDSIGETSDKTVYKVIVELEDAVSEAFAPDFEGVQLEPTVITTEGWYETKVFKHYEGFNEFRKSCEKHDISLDLTSISPDPSTSDDSSQNGLTERQREALTLAISRGYYESPRQVTAEELANELGISQPSLSSLLRRGERRLITSSLGSEAQLQTITR; encoded by the coding sequence ATGACCATCACTACCGAGTTCGTTCTCCAGTCACCTTCACTTCCGCTTGTCAGCATCCCAAATACACTACAACCTGACGAAGTCGAATGTCTCCACGCACTCTGCCTCCAGCCGGACGTGCAAGTGTTCACTGTTCAGTTAGATCGAGACGATGGTGTCTCCAAGGAAGACCTGCTAACGCTTGATGAAGTTGTGGAGGTTGATTCGATCGGAGAGACGAGCGACAAGACGGTCTATAAGGTCATTGTTGAGTTGGAAGACGCCGTATCGGAGGCGTTCGCCCCAGACTTTGAAGGTGTACAACTTGAGCCAACGGTCATCACCACCGAGGGGTGGTACGAAACAAAGGTGTTCAAGCATTACGAGGGCTTCAACGAGTTCCGAAAGAGTTGCGAGAAACACGATATCTCTCTCGATCTTACCTCTATTTCACCTGATCCATCTACCTCCGATGACTCGTCACAAAATGGACTCACAGAGCGGCAACGAGAGGCACTCACGCTTGCGATTTCTCGCGGCTACTACGAGAGTCCGAGGCAGGTCACCGCCGAAGAGCTTGCCAACGAGCTTGGGATTTCGCAACCGTCGCTGTCTAGTCTCCTCCGCCGTGGGGAACGACGACTCATTACATCCTCGTTAGGCTCTGAGGCGCAATTACAGACGATCACCAGATAG
- a CDS encoding TIGR04053 family radical SAM/SPASM domain-containing protein, with protein sequence MRPGTLDTSDRPMVLIWELTQACGLACDHCRADAQPNRHPDELSTAEGKRLLEDAAEFGDGQLVVLSGGDPLVRDDVEELIAHGDDLGLRMTITPSGTGSLTANRIQAMADAGLKRMAVSIDGASPESHDAFRGETGSFEETIRAVEDAKAAGLPVQVNTTVCRQTVGELPEIRDLLREIGAVMWSVFFLVPVGRGRILEPIDPDEADAVMAWLDEVSDEEPFGLKTTEAPHYRRVSMQRQRARADENGEGGDDDGGPPSQGLKRRGGIVAGDGFAFVSHTGEVFPSGFLPESAGNVREQPVTDLYRESELFRNLRDRDTLTGKCGACPYRHVCGGSRSRAFATIGDPFASDPLCPYVPDGYDGELPWDGDSEWDTAVGD encoded by the coding sequence ATGCGCCCCGGCACGCTCGATACGTCCGACCGACCGATGGTCCTCATCTGGGAACTCACCCAGGCCTGCGGGCTGGCCTGCGATCACTGTCGGGCCGACGCCCAGCCGAACCGCCACCCCGACGAGCTCTCGACCGCCGAGGGAAAACGCCTGCTCGAGGATGCCGCCGAGTTCGGCGACGGACAGCTGGTCGTCCTCTCGGGCGGCGACCCCCTCGTGCGCGACGACGTCGAGGAGTTGATCGCCCACGGCGATGACCTGGGACTCCGGATGACGATCACGCCGAGCGGCACCGGCTCGCTGACTGCCAACCGCATTCAGGCGATGGCCGACGCCGGGCTCAAGCGGATGGCCGTCAGCATCGACGGCGCGTCCCCCGAGAGCCACGACGCGTTCCGCGGCGAAACCGGCAGCTTCGAAGAGACAATCCGCGCCGTCGAGGACGCCAAGGCGGCGGGCCTCCCGGTCCAGGTCAACACCACGGTCTGTCGCCAGACGGTCGGCGAACTCCCCGAAATCCGTGATCTTCTGCGGGAGATCGGCGCCGTGATGTGGAGCGTCTTCTTCCTCGTCCCCGTCGGCCGTGGCCGCATCTTAGAGCCGATCGATCCCGACGAGGCCGACGCCGTGATGGCCTGGCTCGACGAGGTCAGCGACGAGGAGCCGTTCGGCCTCAAGACGACGGAGGCGCCCCACTACCGCCGCGTCTCGATGCAACGACAGCGTGCTCGAGCGGACGAGAACGGCGAGGGCGGTGACGACGACGGCGGACCGCCCTCGCAGGGACTCAAGCGTCGCGGCGGGATCGTTGCCGGGGACGGCTTCGCGTTCGTGAGCCACACCGGCGAGGTCTTCCCCTCTGGCTTCCTTCCGGAATCCGCCGGGAACGTCCGCGAACAGCCTGTTACCGACCTCTATCGCGAGTCGGAGCTCTTCCGAAACCTGCGCGACCGCGATACCCTCACCGGCAAGTGCGGAGCCTGTCCGTACCGCCACGTCTGCGGCGGGAGTCGCTCGCGGGCGTTCGCGACGATCGGCGACCCGTTCGCGAGCGACCCGCTCTGTCCGTACGTTCCCGACGGCTACGACGGGGAGCTCCCGTGGGACGGCGACAGTGAGTGGGACACTGCAGTCGGGGACTGA
- a CDS encoding Htur_1727 family rSAM-partnered candidate RiPP, producing MVEKARRDRVEADERGNPTPQWEVFLREELGDPLRHVGSVAAASESEAHEHASRLFGWYAVDVWLCPADAVGRYSTRGLESEAERSDDDGDGTDADDGDGDDDRDGGDGEPRVYKETAGASEVNSL from the coding sequence ATGGTCGAGAAAGCACGACGCGATCGGGTCGAGGCCGACGAACGGGGGAACCCGACGCCGCAGTGGGAAGTGTTCCTGCGCGAGGAGCTCGGCGATCCGCTGCGACACGTCGGCAGCGTCGCGGCCGCCAGCGAGAGCGAGGCCCACGAACACGCCTCGCGGCTGTTCGGCTGGTACGCCGTCGACGTCTGGCTCTGCCCGGCCGACGCGGTCGGGCGGTACTCGACGCGCGGTCTCGAGTCCGAGGCCGAGCGATCCGACGACGATGGCGACGGTACCGATGCCGACGACGGCGACGGAGACGATGACCGCGACGGCGGCGACGGAGAACCCCGCGTCTACAAGGAAACCGCTGGCGCCTCCGAGGTGAACAGCCTGTGA